A portion of the Bdellovibrio bacteriovorus genome contains these proteins:
- the nuoD gene encoding NADH dehydrogenase (quinone) subunit D → MNKLETLKQSLQGKFKIENYKFIHAVGDDVLEVPKEDVPALLKYLHDSGAFDFLMDVCGVDYPNRAKRFDVVYHLFSSKDSSRLRVKAQVGENESIGTAIPAYRGADWFEREAYDMFGIKFDGHMNLRRILTHHQFVGHPLRKDYDANLQQACTTSMPIHFNNEPGSPGDVLNEKYVPLNIGPAHTAMHGTLRVMAEMDGETIVRCNNEIGYLHRCFEKMAETHPYNQVIPYTDRLNYCSAPMNNIGYCKAVERLLGVEIPPKAQAMRVILAELSRIIDHTIAIGTGAMDLGALTSFFYMFGLREKTYGLFEKLCGARLTVSMTRVGGMAQDAPEGWFDEVLALCKEIRKGTDEMASMVVDNKIFINRTRGICPVSAQDAIQWGYTGPLLRASGVNLDLRKAQPYYGYDALDFDVPVGTSGDIYDRYLVRFEEMRQSVRIIEQVCKNVPGGDYTIRDKGIVLPEKKDVYGNIEGLMNHFMLIIKGLRPPVGEVYDATEAANGELGFYLVSDGSANPYRLKVRPPCFAIYQSYPTVVKGAQLADAIATIASMNLIAGELDR, encoded by the coding sequence ATGAACAAGCTTGAGACTTTAAAACAATCCCTTCAGGGAAAATTTAAAATCGAGAACTATAAATTCATCCACGCCGTGGGTGACGATGTTCTTGAAGTTCCAAAAGAAGATGTGCCGGCGTTGTTGAAGTACCTTCACGACAGTGGTGCCTTTGATTTCTTGATGGACGTGTGTGGTGTGGATTATCCAAATCGCGCGAAACGTTTCGACGTTGTTTATCATCTTTTTTCTTCCAAAGACTCTTCACGTCTGCGCGTAAAAGCGCAAGTGGGCGAAAATGAGTCTATCGGAACCGCGATCCCGGCTTACCGTGGTGCGGACTGGTTTGAACGTGAAGCTTATGACATGTTCGGGATTAAATTCGATGGTCATATGAATTTGCGCCGTATCTTGACTCACCATCAATTTGTGGGCCATCCACTGCGCAAAGATTACGATGCGAACTTGCAACAAGCTTGCACGACGTCGATGCCAATTCACTTCAATAACGAGCCGGGTTCTCCAGGTGATGTGTTGAATGAAAAATATGTTCCTTTGAACATCGGCCCGGCCCATACAGCGATGCACGGCACCTTAAGGGTTATGGCTGAAATGGATGGCGAGACGATTGTTCGTTGTAACAATGAAATCGGCTACCTTCACCGTTGTTTTGAAAAAATGGCGGAAACTCATCCGTACAACCAGGTTATTCCTTACACCGATCGTTTGAACTACTGCTCAGCCCCGATGAATAACATTGGCTACTGTAAAGCGGTGGAGCGTTTGTTGGGCGTTGAAATCCCGCCAAAAGCGCAAGCCATGCGTGTTATCTTGGCCGAGCTTTCTCGTATCATCGATCATACGATCGCGATCGGTACGGGCGCGATGGACTTGGGGGCTTTAACAAGCTTCTTCTATATGTTTGGTCTGCGTGAAAAAACTTACGGCCTATTTGAAAAACTTTGCGGAGCTCGTTTGACGGTATCCATGACTCGCGTCGGTGGTATGGCTCAAGATGCGCCGGAGGGTTGGTTTGATGAGGTCCTTGCTCTTTGTAAAGAAATTCGCAAAGGCACGGATGAAATGGCGTCGATGGTTGTCGACAATAAGATCTTCATCAACCGTACTCGTGGTATTTGTCCCGTTTCGGCTCAAGATGCGATTCAATGGGGCTATACGGGGCCGTTGTTACGCGCTTCAGGTGTGAACTTGGATTTGCGTAAAGCTCAACCTTATTATGGTTATGATGCTTTAGACTTTGATGTTCCGGTGGGAACATCGGGCGATATCTATGATCGTTACTTGGTGCGTTTTGAAGAAATGCGTCAGTCTGTTCGTATCATCGAACAAGTCTGCAAAAACGTTCCAGGCGGGGATTACACGATCCGCGATAAAGGCATCGTTCTGCCAGAGAAAAAAGACGTTTACGGAAACATCGAAGGTTTGATGAATCACTTTATGTTGATCATTAAAGGTCTTCGTCCTCCGGTGGGTGAAGTTTACGACGCCACGGAAGCAGCCAACGGAGAGCTGGGTTTTTACCTGGTTTCAGATGGCTCTGCGAATCCGTATCGTTTGAAAGTTCGTCCACCTTGCTTTGCGATTTATCAGTCTTATCCGACAGTAGTGAAAGGTGCGCAGCTTGCTGACGCCATCGCGACTATCGCTTCTATGAACCTTATCGCTGGGGAATTGGATCGTTAA
- a CDS encoding NADH-quinone oxidoreductase subunit B: MQNEHGAEGTQAIDDMSRDIAFTTKLDAIVAWGRKNSLWPMPYGTACCGIEFMSVMGPKYDLARFGAEVARFSPRQADLLVVAGTITEKMAPVITRIYQQMLEPKYVISMGACASSGGFYRAYHVLQGVDKVIPVDVYIPGCPPTPEAVMDGIMALQRMIATHQPRPWKDNWKNPYEQA; encoded by the coding sequence ATGCAAAATGAACACGGGGCTGAGGGAACTCAAGCCATCGATGATATGTCACGCGATATTGCGTTCACCACGAAACTAGACGCTATAGTGGCTTGGGGACGTAAGAATTCACTATGGCCGATGCCATACGGTACTGCTTGTTGCGGTATCGAATTCATGTCGGTGATGGGACCAAAATATGATCTTGCGCGCTTCGGTGCCGAGGTGGCCCGCTTCTCTCCACGCCAAGCAGACTTGCTTGTTGTTGCGGGAACGATCACGGAAAAAATGGCTCCAGTTATTACTCGTATCTACCAACAAATGCTTGAACCAAAATACGTGATCTCTATGGGAGCGTGTGCAAGTTCAGGTGGTTTTTATCGTGCTTATCACGTTCTTCAAGGTGTTGATAAAGTCATCCCTGTCGATGTTTACATCCCTGGATGCCCTCCAACTCCGGAAGCTGTTATGGACGGTATCATGGCCTTGCAACGTATGATCGCGACTCATCAACCGCGTCCTTGGAAAGACAACTGGAAAAATCCATATGAACAAGCTTGA